The DNA sequence AGCGTCTCGTCCTGGGGGATGGTGAGCGACGGGCGGTGCTGCTGATACAGGTCGATGTGGTCGGTCTGCAGTCGACGCAACGAGTCCTCGCAGGCCTTGAGGATGTGGTACCGGGACGCACCGGCATCGTTGGGGAGGTTGCCCACCCGGCTGTAAACTTTCGTCGCCACAACCAACTGGTCGCGCTTGCCGCTCTCCTTGAGGAACTTGCCAACGATGCGCTCGCTTGCACCGCTGGTGTACACGTTGGCGGTGTCGATGAAGTTGACGCCGGCCTCCTGGGCGCGGTTGAGGATGGTGAAAGAGTCTTCCTCGTTGGTGGGACCGCCGAAATTCATCGCTCCCAAGCACAACGGGCTGACCATGACGCCGGATCTTCCCAGGCTGCGGTATTCCATAGGTTCCTCCTGTTCAATGGATGGGGTGAGGGGGCTTGGGTTCGGCAGAGGCCACCCTGTGCGCGAAGGCTCCTGCCGCCGGCCCGGCCACCGGGGCAGGATGCCGTAGACCGACGGCGGTGTCAAGATGCAACTCTCGGGGTGGCAATGGCAAGAGATGCCAGGTGGTCGGGGGCACTGGGCGTGCATGGACAGTATTCTTGGAGGGCTTGGGGCAGATGGTGGCAGGCTGCGCAGCGTAGGCCGTCCTCCAGGACGACCAAGGGTACCGTGGGATAGAGCGGACGAGGAGAGAGGATGCATGTCCGGTTGTTTCGGCGACAGGGCTTGACGCGTCCGTTTAGCTCCTATACAGTGTGCCACGATGAAAGCAACCCAATCCGCATTCTACGAGCTGGGGATCTTGATTGGCCGGCTGTTGGGCCACTGGACAGCCTTCGCGAATCGGCCCCGGCAGTTCGGCACGGGGCGCCGGATCTTCCCATCCGAGACATATGCGATCGAGGCCATCGGGCGCGCGCCGGGGATCAACGTGACGTGCCTGGCCGCCGCCCTGGGCGTCACCAAGGGCGCTGTCTCCCAAACCGTCGGCAAGCTGGTGCGGAAGGGGTTGGTCCGCAAGGTCGGAGGGACACATAGCGCGAGGGAGGTGTGTCTCGTTCTGACGCAGCGCGGCGGCGTAGCCTTCCAGAACTGCGAGCGATTCTACCAATTGGCCTATCGCCTCTTCCTCGGGCGGTTCGGGAAAGGGTCCTTTAAGCGGATCCGGCATTTCCGCGAGACGTTCTCGGAATTCTCCGCATTCTTTGAGGAGTTCGTCAGCCGGAGTCCTGCTGACTTTCCGGCATCAAGGAATCGGAAGAAACCTTCGGCGGCAAGTACATAAGCACGAGATCCAGAAAGGGTCCCCTCGGCATGCTGCCACGCATCGTCTCTGATTGGATCGAGCCGTTCAGCGAAGCGCGCTTCCGCAAACCAGCGCGATGGGCTGAGCACCTCCGGCCTACCCTGCCCGATCCACGGGAAGTGGATCTGCTGGCGCGCGGGCTACCCCGAGACGCCGGAAGCCGTCGCCGCGTACCAGGCGCTGCTCGAGCAGAACCTCGTTCGCCCCACGGAGATGAACCTCTGGGTGATGCGCGCGGACGGAAGCGACAAGCGGCAGGTGACGGCCAAGCCCGGCGCCTCGTTCGCGCCCTACTTCACCCCCGACGGCCGGCAGCTCATCTACGCCTCGAATTGGGAGGATCCGCACGGCAGGAATTTCGACCTGTACCTCGTTTCCGTCGAGGGCGGGGAGCCGGAGCGGGTCACCTACGAGGAGACCTTCGACGGATTCCCGGTGTTCAGCCCCGACGGCCGCTACCTGGCGTTCAGCTCCAATCGCGGAGGCAAGGTGAAGGGCGAGACGAACCTGTTCATCGCCGAGTGGCGCAAGTAGACTCCGCCACCGCCCGGGCGGGCTCCGCGACCCCGGCCGCACCCACCCATGGAGCCGCAGCGTATACTCCTTCCTTCGAAGGGAGGAGGCCGCCACGCGCCATGGATGAGGATCGTCTTCGGGCGGTGTTCCGCGCCCTGCACGAGAAGAGGGTGGACTACGCGGTGTGCGGCGCGGTCGCGCTGGGCCTGCACGGCCTCGCCAGGGCAACCGCCGATCTCGATCTGTTCCTTCGCCCGGACAGGGACAACGTCGAGCGCCTGAAGGCCGCGCTTCGCGAGGCGTTCGACGACCCCAGCATCGAGGAGATCTCCGCCGACGACCTCTGCGGCGAGTACCCCGCCGTCCGCTACGTCCCTCCCGATGGCTTCGGCGTCGACCTCCTCACGCGTCTCGGCGAGGCGTTCCGGTATGCCGACCTCGACATCGAGGAGAAGACGATCTGCGGGGTCCCTGTCCGGGTCGTGACCCCACGAACGCTGTGGCGCATGAAGAAGGGCACGATGCGCCCGACCGATCGCTACGACGCCGACGTGCTCGCGGAGAGGTTCGGGTTCCGGGAGGACTAGTGCCCGTTCATCGCTACCGTTCGGTCGACGAGATGCCGCGGCCCTGGCGGGCCGCCGACGATCCGGGAAACTTGCGGGCCGTGGCCTTGATGCTGGCCTTCCACCGGACCCTTACCGCCTCGCGCGAGCGGCGGCCGGGCGTCACCCGGTACCGATCGATCGAAGAAGCCGAGGCCGTTCGTCACGATCGGGTTTCGGGCTGAACGACGGCCCGCCGCTCGCTCCCGCGTGGCTCCGTGCCTCCGGGGGTGTTAGGCTTGAGCGCTCGCTGCTCGAAGGGGCCGAGCAACCAGGTCACGGTCCCGGGTCACGCGAGCGCTCGCCCGAGGGAGTTTCGGCTTCGAACATGAGCGGTCCGGTCATCTGCTTCGGGCAACAGCCGTGCGGCTTCTTTCCGAAGCGGTTCTTCCATTCGAAGGTGGTCACGGCCCGGCGGCTCCAGCGGGAGGTCGGCGGGACGATCGTCTACTTCTGCCACGACAGCGACCACGACTACCGCGAGACGACGACGCCTCTCAGGGACCTCAAGACGGGAGAGCTGAAGCGGCTTAACTTCGACCACGCCAGCAAGCTCCAGAAGAAGTACTCCCCGCTGTACGCGAAGCGGATCCGGCCCGACTGGCAGGAGAGGACCGCCCGCGTGATGCCCTGCTTCGTCGCGCCCGAGCTGGTGGACGTCTTCCGCTCGGTGCGGGCGGACACCGCGGCCGATTTCTGCCTCGACATGTATCGTCGGCTCTCGCTCCTCGACGGCATCGAGGTCGTCCGCTCCGGCGACCCGGAGGTGCGGAGGCGGGCGGTCGACGTGGAGGACTACTACGTCGACGTGGTGTACGAGGGGGAGCTGGTCCGCGCCCGGCGGCAGGGGGAGAGGCTGACGCTCCATCGCGGCGGCGACCTGTATCTCGAGATCCCCTACCGGGAGACCGGGAAGGAGACCATCAGCCCGACCCGGGACACGCGACTGCGGTGGATGCAGTCGGTGGTGCGGTGCACCCACTACGTGGCCGGGCCGGGAGAGGCGGCCTACCTGAAGCAGGAAGAGGCCCCGGAGATCACGTTCGTGGAGCGCGATTTCATCGACGGGGCCCACGACTCCTGGGTGCCCGATGTCCCGTAATCCCCCGTCGCCGCTCCCCGCGACGACCCGCGATCCGCTGCGGATCGCCATCGCCTGCTATCCGTCGGTGGGAGGCAGCGGCATCCTGGCGTCCCAGCTCGGGCAGCAGCTGGCCCTTCGCGGCCACCAGGTGCACTTCGTCAGCTACGAGAAGCCGTTCCGCCTGGACCTGTCCGCGGCGAACGTATTCTTCCACCCGGTGGTGATCAACGAGTACGACCTGTTCCGCTATCCCGACTACACGCTGCCGCTGTCGGCGAAGCTCGCCGAGCTCGGTCGCGCTCACCGCCTCGACCTGATCCACGCGCACTACGCGGTCCCGCACGCGGTTGCCGCCTACCTGGCGCAGCAGATGCTCGGGGAGGCCGCGCCGCGGCTGATCACGACGCTCCACGGGACCGACACCACGCTCATGGGCAAGGACCCCGGATACCAGCCGGTCATCCGGCACGCCATCGAGCACTCCGACGGCGTGACCGCGGTGTCCCGGTACCTCCGGGAGGAAACCCTGATCGCCTTCGGCTCCTGTCGTGACATCCGGGTCATCCACAACTTCTTCGCGCCCACGAGCCCGACGCGCACGCGCCGGCAGGTGCGCGACGAGCTGGGGTTCGGCGACGAGTTCGTGGTGATCCACATGTCCAACCTGCGGCCCGGGAAGCGGATCCACGATCTCCTCCGCGTGATTGCCGCGTCGCGCCACCGCGAGAGGATCCGGCTCCTGATCCTGGCCGGCGGCGACTTCGCCCCGTACCGGCCGCTGGCCGAAGCCCTCGGGATCGAGCCGCGCGTGACCGTATTGGCCTCGGTGCCGGACATCGAGAACTACCTCGACGCCGCCGACCTGGGGCTGTACACCTCGGACCACGAGAGCTTCGGCCTGAGCATCCTCGAGAGCATGTTCCATCGCCTGCCGGTCCTGGCGACGCGCACGGGCGGCGTCCCCGAGGTCGTGGCGGACGGCGAGAACGGGTTCCTCCTGCCGGTGGGGGACATCGAAGGGTTCGCGGGCCGGCTCGACGCCATCATCGAGGACCCGGAGCGCTACCGGTTCCTGGGGGAGAAGGGCGGGGAGCGGGCACGGGCCCTGTTCTCCGCCGAGCGGATCGTCGGCGAATACCTGGACTTCTACCGGCAGGTGATCGAGAGCAAGGAGAGGCCGAGGCGATGAGACGATTCGTGGGCGGCTCGGGGAGGTGGGCGACGATGTTGTTCCTGGGATGGCTGGGGGCCGGGTCCGTGCGGGCGCAGGCCCCGCCGAGACCCGACGCGGCGGAGATCCGGCTCGCGCTCGAGAAGATGAAGGTGCTGGCCAGCGTGCTGTACGTCGCCGCCCACCCCGACGACGAGAACACGCGGCTGATCGCCTACCTGGCCAACGGGCGCCTCGCCGACACCGGCTACCTCGCGCTGACGCGCGGCGACGGCGGCCAGAACCTCATCGGCCCGGAGATCGGCGACCTGCTCGGGGTCATCCGCTCAGAGGAGCTCCTGGCGGCGCGGCGGATCGACGGCGGCCACCAGTTCTTCACCCGCGCGAAGGACTTCGGCTACTCCAAGACTCCCGGGGAGACCCTCGGGATCTGGGACAAGGAGCAGGTCCTCTCCGACGTGGTCCGGGTCTACCGCGAGTTCGAGCCCGACGTCGTGATCACGCGCTTCCCGGCGGCCGGCCGGGAGACTCACGGGCACCACACCGCCTCCGCCGTGCTGGCGCGCGAGGCGATGGCGGCGGCGGGGGACCCGAAACGGTTCCCGGAGCAGCTCGATCGCCTGAGCCCGTGGCGGCCGCGGCGGCTCCTGTGGAACACCTCCCGCTTCTTCTACGACAAGCCCGAGGACCTCAAGACCGAAGGGCTGCTCAAGCTCGACGTCGGCGCCTACAACCCGCTCCTCGGTCTCTCGTATCCCGAGCTGGCCGCGCGGAGCCGCAGCATGCACAAGAGCCAGGGATTCGGCGCGAGCGGGACGCGCGGCGAGGTGCTCGAGTACTTCGAGCACGTCGACGGCGACAGGGCCGAGGCGGACCTGTTCGAGGGGATCGACACCACGTGGGGGAGGATCCCGGGCGGCAAGGCGGTGGGCTCGATCCTGGAGCGGGCCTGCCGGGTGTTCCGGCCCGAGGAGCCTTCGCGCGTCGTGCCGCTCCTGCTCGAGGCGCGCGCAGGGATCGCCGCGCTGCCGGACGGCCACTGGCGGAGCGTGAAGCTTCTGGACCTCGACTCGATCATCGCGGCCTGCCTGGGGCTCTATCTCGAGGCCGCGGCCTCTACCCCCTCGGCCGTCCCCGGCGACACGGTGAAGGTCAGCCTCGAGGCGGCCAACCGGTCGCCCGTCGCGGTCCGGCTCGAGCGCGTGACCCTCGCCGCCGCGGGCACCGACGCTCCCGTCGGGCAGGACCTGTCCGCGCGCGAGGCGTTCAAGAAGACCCTCGACGTCGCGCTCCCCGCGGACCTGCCCGATTCCGAGCCGTACTGGCTCCGGGAGACGGGTACGCCGGGGATGTTCAGGGTCGACGACCCGGCGCTCATCGGGCTCCCGGAGAACCCGCCGGCGCTCGCGGCGGCGTTCGCCCTGGACGTCGACGGGACGCCGCTCGTATTCGTCCGGCCGGTGGTCTACAAGTGGAACGACCCGGTGCGCGGCGAGCAGTACCGCCCGTTCGAGGTGGTCCCGGTGGTCACGATGAGCCTCTCCGAGGGCGTGTTCGTCTTCCCGGATGTCGCCGCGCAACAGGTCTCGGTCACCGTCCGCGCCGGCCGGGCCGGTGTTGCGGGGAAAGCGCACCTCGAGGCGCCCGAGGGTTTCACCGTCAGCCCGCCGTCGCGCGATTTCTCCATCGCCGAAAAGGACGCGACCACGACCCTGACCTTCGAGGTCCGGCCGCCGGACCACGCCTCGACCGGGGCCCTCGAGGCCGTGGCCGAGGTCGGCGGCCGCCGTTACCAGCGGGGGATCGTCCATGTCGAGCACGATCACATCCCGACCCAGCTCGTCCTGCCGCCGGCCGAGGCGAGGCTCGCTCGCGTGGACCTGCGCCGGAAAGGGCAGGCCATCGGCTACGTAGAGGGCGCCGGCGACCAGGTTCCCGCCGGGCTCCGGGCGATCGGCTACACGGTCACCGAGCTGTCCCAGGACGAGCTGGTCCCGGAGCGCCTGCGACGGTTCGACACGGTGATCCTCGGGGTGCGCGCCTACAACACGCTGGAGCGGATCCGCTTCCGCCAGCCGGCTCTGTGGGAGTACGTGAAGGACGGCGGCACCCTCATCGTGCAGTACACGACGGTCCAGGAGCTCAAGGTGGAGGCTGTCGGACCGCTGCCCCTCCGGCTCTCCCACGACCGGGTGAGCGAGGAAGGCGCCGAGGTCCGTTTCCTGCTCCCGGATCACCCGGTCCTCAACGTCCCCAACAAGATCACCGCGGCCGATTTCGAGGGCTGGGTCCAGGAGCGCGGGCTGTACTTCGCCGACCAGTGGGACCCGGCCTACGAAGCGGTGCTGTCGTGCCACGACGCGGGCGAGCCGCCGCGCGACGGCGGCCTGCTGGTCGCGCGGCTCGGCAAGGGGACCTTCGTCTACACCGGCTACTCCTGGTTCCGGCAGCTACCGGCAGGGGTGCCGGGGGCGTACCGCCTGTTCGCCAACCTGATCGCGCTCGGCCACTAGGACGACGGAGCCGGCTCGCATGCCGCTCGACCCCGACAAGGAGAGGCGGATCCTGCGGGACCGTCCGCCGTTCTTCCGGAGGTGGAGCGGCGTGTACGGCGTGGTCCTCGGGTTCCTCGCCTTCCTCGTCCTCCTCTTCTACCTGTTCACGCGGCATTACCGATGAGCGCGCTCGACCTCGTCGTCCTCGTCGGCACCCTCGTGGCGATCGCCGCCTACGGGACCTTCAAGACCCGCGGCCAGCGGGACCTGGAGGGGTATTTCCGCGGCGACCACGCCATGAAGTGGTGGGCCGTCGGGCTCTCCGTGATGGCCACCCAGGCCAGCGCCATCACCTTCCTGTCCATGCCCGGTCTCGCCTACGAGAAGGGGATGGCGTTCGTCCAGAACTACCTCGGCCTTCCGATCGCGCTGGTGATCGTCTCGGTGCTGTTCATCCCGATCTACTACCGGCTCGAGGTCTACACGGCCTACGAGTACCTCGAGAAGCGGTTCGATCTCAAGACCCGCCAGCTGGGGGCGTTCCTCTTCCTGGTCCAGCGCGGGCTGGCGGCGGGCATCACCCTCTACGCGCCGGCGATCATCGTGTCGAGCCTGCTCGGCTGGAACCTCAGCGCCACCATCCTGCTGGTCGGGATCCTCGTGGTCGCCTACACCGTGTCGGGGGGATCGCCGGCGGTCAGCCTGACGCAGAAGCACCAGATGGGCGTGATCCTGCTGGGGATGCTGGCCGCCTTCGTCATGGTCGTGACCTACGTGTCGGCGGAGGTC is a window from the Terriglobia bacterium genome containing:
- a CDS encoding aldo/keto reductase; its protein translation is MEYRSLGRSGVMVSPLCLGAMNFGGPTNEEDSFTILNRAQEAGVNFIDTANVYTSGASERIVGKFLKESGKRDQLVVATKVYSRVGNLPNDAGASRYHILKACEDSLRRLQTDHIDLYQQHRPSLTIPQDETL
- a CDS encoding PIG-L family deacetylase, whose amino-acid sequence is MRRFVGGSGRWATMLFLGWLGAGSVRAQAPPRPDAAEIRLALEKMKVLASVLYVAAHPDDENTRLIAYLANGRLADTGYLALTRGDGGQNLIGPEIGDLLGVIRSEELLAARRIDGGHQFFTRAKDFGYSKTPGETLGIWDKEQVLSDVVRVYREFEPDVVITRFPAAGRETHGHHTASAVLAREAMAAAGDPKRFPEQLDRLSPWRPRRLLWNTSRFFYDKPEDLKTEGLLKLDVGAYNPLLGLSYPELAARSRSMHKSQGFGASGTRGEVLEYFEHVDGDRAEADLFEGIDTTWGRIPGGKAVGSILERACRVFRPEEPSRVVPLLLEARAGIAALPDGHWRSVKLLDLDSIIAACLGLYLEAAASTPSAVPGDTVKVSLEAANRSPVAVRLERVTLAAAGTDAPVGQDLSAREAFKKTLDVALPADLPDSEPYWLRETGTPGMFRVDDPALIGLPENPPALAAAFALDVDGTPLVFVRPVVYKWNDPVRGEQYRPFEVVPVVTMSLSEGVFVFPDVAAQQVSVTVRAGRAGVAGKAHLEAPEGFTVSPPSRDFSIAEKDATTTLTFEVRPPDHASTGALEAVAEVGGRRYQRGIVHVEHDHIPTQLVLPPAEARLARVDLRRKGQAIGYVEGAGDQVPAGLRAIGYTVTELSQDELVPERLRRFDTVILGVRAYNTLERIRFRQPALWEYVKDGGTLIVQYTTVQELKVEAVGPLPLRLSHDRVSEEGAEVRFLLPDHPVLNVPNKITAADFEGWVQERGLYFADQWDPAYEAVLSCHDAGEPPRDGGLLVARLGKGTFVYTGYSWFRQLPAGVPGAYRLFANLIALGH
- a CDS encoding MarR family transcriptional regulator translates to MIGRLLGHWTAFANRPRQFGTGRRIFPSETYAIEAIGRAPGINVTCLAAALGVTKGAVSQTVGKLVRKGLVRKVGGTHSAREVCLVLTQRGGVAFQNCERFYQLAYRLFLGRFGKGSFKRIRHFRETFSEFSAFFEEFVSRSPADFPASRNRKKPSAAST
- a CDS encoding nucleotidyl transferase AbiEii/AbiGii toxin family protein, with product MDEDRLRAVFRALHEKRVDYAVCGAVALGLHGLARATADLDLFLRPDRDNVERLKAALREAFDDPSIEEISADDLCGEYPAVRYVPPDGFGVDLLTRLGEAFRYADLDIEEKTICGVPVRVVTPRTLWRMKKGTMRPTDRYDADVLAERFGFRED
- the bshA gene encoding N-acetyl-alpha-D-glucosaminyl L-malate synthase BshA; amino-acid sequence: MSRNPPSPLPATTRDPLRIAIACYPSVGGSGILASQLGQQLALRGHQVHFVSYEKPFRLDLSAANVFFHPVVINEYDLFRYPDYTLPLSAKLAELGRAHRLDLIHAHYAVPHAVAAYLAQQMLGEAAPRLITTLHGTDTTLMGKDPGYQPVIRHAIEHSDGVTAVSRYLREETLIAFGSCRDIRVIHNFFAPTSPTRTRRQVRDELGFGDEFVVIHMSNLRPGKRIHDLLRVIAASRHRERIRLLILAGGDFAPYRPLAEALGIEPRVTVLASVPDIENYLDAADLGLYTSDHESFGLSILESMFHRLPVLATRTGGVPEVVADGENGFLLPVGDIEGFAGRLDAIIEDPERYRFLGEKGGERARALFSAERIVGEYLDFYRQVIESKERPRR